From a region of the Corallococcus coralloides DSM 2259 genome:
- a CDS encoding CHAP domain-containing protein — MKLGAWMAMLAMTTGCATGSPTGAWVASDAVRYRSASPPAFPRAALSEEVAVRESAPAERPAKAPAPSKAPAVAKAPARKAPAKPRVTPAKQTAASPAPSGTPRERVLATARALVGQSSVQVSGKRYPADCTALIDATYSQAGVKFRGTIKPGDNGVTAMYRYAQANGRVYTSGRPVPGDLVFFRETYDQNRDGRRNDGLTHVGLVDGVDADGTVTVIHRVKRGVVRYRMNLARPHMARDPKTGEILNDMLRSPGPGHPHVLTGQLFAAFGSVLPSGPAKPMAVAAR, encoded by the coding sequence ATGAAGCTGGGCGCATGGATGGCGATGCTGGCGATGACGACGGGCTGTGCGACGGGCTCCCCCACGGGGGCCTGGGTGGCGTCGGATGCCGTGCGCTACCGCTCCGCCTCCCCGCCGGCCTTCCCGCGCGCCGCGCTGTCCGAGGAGGTGGCGGTCCGTGAGAGCGCCCCCGCCGAGCGTCCCGCGAAGGCCCCTGCTCCGAGCAAGGCCCCGGCGGTGGCGAAGGCACCGGCCAGGAAGGCACCGGCGAAGCCGCGCGTCACGCCCGCGAAGCAGACGGCCGCGAGCCCCGCCCCCTCGGGCACTCCCCGCGAGCGGGTGCTGGCCACGGCGCGCGCCCTGGTGGGGCAGTCGTCGGTGCAGGTGAGCGGCAAGCGCTACCCGGCGGACTGCACGGCGCTCATCGATGCCACCTACTCCCAGGCGGGCGTGAAGTTCCGGGGCACGATCAAGCCCGGGGACAACGGCGTCACCGCGATGTACCGCTACGCCCAGGCGAACGGTCGCGTGTACACGAGCGGGCGTCCCGTGCCGGGCGACCTGGTGTTCTTCCGCGAGACGTACGATCAGAACCGCGACGGCCGGCGCAACGACGGCCTCACCCACGTGGGCCTGGTGGACGGCGTGGACGCGGACGGCACGGTCACCGTCATCCACCGGGTGAAGCGCGGCGTGGTGCGCTACCGGATGAACCTGGCGCGCCCCCACATGGCCCGCGATCCGAAGACGGGCGAGATTCTCAACGACATGCTGCGAAGCCCCGGCCCCGGTCACCCGCACGTGCTCACCGGCCAGCTCTTCGCCGCGTTCGGCAGTGTCCTGCCCTCCGGCCCGGCGAAGCCCATGGCCGTGGCGGCCCGCTGA
- a CDS encoding HEPN domain-containing protein, with protein MIVEYLVIFRKNGSFCDSVAGLNRLLQVDSAITIDGSTVRHKNGFSCNYQATTGEVAGREQRYFQLRFSYNSGTTNPSNSIELFSEPLKSARRAISKAEGQIETLRDDISSHYAHATYPLIHEIEIMMRQLIANFMLITLGREWAKETSPNDFEETLRKSKRKDQGHLNILHSVDFIDLGDFLFTPYSKRTIQDLYINIDKAKEPSDLANLKEFIPQSNWKRYFSALVDCEDSYLDSRWKELYEIRCKVAHNASISRSDHSRAAHLIGEVKPKLEDAIRKLSNVSIPPDEKDSVAESAVKSADSASWEFIKTWKAVEWAVDIICSNAGITKPTSLPTAALKQRGILNDEQAAIYSDLRKFRNDLVHGPSTGHSTELLQDISRAANILLKSLQASIDTSSK; from the coding sequence ATGATCGTTGAGTACCTCGTCATCTTCCGAAAGAACGGCTCCTTTTGCGACTCGGTGGCCGGATTAAACCGCCTTCTTCAAGTTGACTCCGCCATCACAATTGACGGAAGTACGGTTCGCCACAAAAACGGATTCTCCTGCAACTACCAGGCCACCACCGGGGAAGTCGCTGGTAGAGAGCAACGCTACTTTCAGCTTCGGTTTTCCTATAACTCTGGCACTACCAATCCATCAAATAGCATCGAACTATTCTCCGAGCCCCTAAAGAGCGCAAGGAGGGCGATATCCAAAGCCGAAGGCCAAATCGAAACACTGCGTGACGACATATCATCACATTACGCACACGCAACATACCCACTCATCCACGAGATCGAGATCATGATGAGGCAACTAATTGCCAACTTCATGTTAATCACGTTAGGCCGAGAGTGGGCCAAAGAAACCTCACCTAACGATTTTGAGGAAACCCTTCGAAAAAGCAAGCGCAAAGACCAGGGACACCTCAACATTCTCCACAGCGTTGACTTCATCGACCTCGGTGACTTCCTGTTCACACCATATTCCAAACGAACAATCCAAGATCTCTATATAAATATAGACAAAGCCAAAGAACCAAGCGACCTTGCCAACCTAAAGGAGTTCATCCCCCAATCCAACTGGAAGCGGTACTTTTCCGCCTTGGTCGATTGCGAGGATTCTTATCTAGATAGTCGCTGGAAAGAGCTTTACGAAATACGCTGCAAGGTCGCCCACAACGCATCAATAAGCCGTTCTGATCACAGCAGGGCAGCGCATTTAATCGGTGAGGTTAAGCCAAAATTAGAAGACGCCATTCGAAAGCTATCGAACGTATCGATACCGCCCGACGAGAAAGACTCAGTGGCAGAGAGTGCGGTCAAAAGCGCAGACTCCGCATCCTGGGAATTCATCAAAACCTGGAAGGCAGTGGAATGGGCAGTTGATATCATTTGCTCCAACGCCGGGATCACCAAACCAACGAGTCTGCCAACTGCCGCTCTAAAACAGCGAGGCATTCTCAACGACGAACAAGCTGCCATCTATAGCGATCTGAGAAAATTTCGAAATGACCTTGTTCATGGACCATCCACTGGTCACTCTACTGAACTACTCCAAGACATCTCAAGGGCTGCAAATATATTGCTAAAGTCATTGCAGGCATCAATAGATACATCGAGCAAATAG
- a CDS encoding response regulator gives MKILIIEDDLNKLQRISELIRERAPDAQVTERKSYQSGLKEALKEHPDLIVLDMSMPTYDISPTEKGGRTRPYAGREILSELKRKHVSSRVVVVTQFESFGEGVDAMTLSQLKAQLRADHAKNYLTTVYYHPSETGWRDNLIAAMSLATKTREQA, from the coding sequence ATGAAAATTCTCATCATTGAGGATGACCTCAATAAGCTACAGCGCATTTCAGAACTCATTAGGGAACGAGCTCCAGACGCGCAGGTCACCGAGCGAAAATCCTACCAAAGCGGACTTAAAGAGGCGCTTAAGGAGCACCCTGACTTAATTGTCTTGGACATGAGCATGCCAACTTACGACATTTCTCCCACTGAAAAGGGCGGACGAACAAGGCCGTACGCTGGGCGAGAAATCTTAAGTGAGCTGAAGCGAAAGCATGTGTCTTCACGGGTAGTGGTTGTTACGCAGTTTGAAAGCTTTGGCGAAGGAGTCGACGCGATGACCCTCTCCCAGCTTAAGGCTCAACTCCGAGCAGATCATGCAAAGAATTACCTAACCACGGTTTACTATCATCCATCGGAGACAGGGTGGCGCGACAACCTCATTGCCGCAATGTCGCTGGCCACCAAGACCAGAGAGCAGGCCTAA
- a CDS encoding tetratricopeptide repeat protein translates to MAEAVGSTRAFGAVPGASGSPVAEAVGSTRAFGAVSGPAAAGSLEAGGPVEAGGTPHASASRSFEDISPAGDPAAPPWSATGGSRSKLVPEGHGDAPWATSAPTATVSLPGDDAPFARTEPSKPAASPSGASVLGGGLDRPLASRKSSGELPPELLGASSRADSIVIEDGSRRTPSVSWVLLGLTVLAGILLAGYLAYPVFRDRNAAMPEQAVTEKDRAVGSLRRDDAPSREQAIQDLKALATAHPKYAEVQAELAVAYTLQVSDLHAEFDRLNLQSATLKRQINEVTTAKASLGWMAESNALHDDLRATEREMQPLRTEIVERRKVLDALMETLRAAPDVEPAAAVAARLKAQALHAAVTGAPNALALAERLRQVELQQSWSVIARAEYALSSGSPDATVQAVAEELRALRAQDRYLFRAFVLGARLAIRLGDPDTARKLLDEVVALNPKHDLARRMLAQTAASEPSP, encoded by the coding sequence GTGGCCGAAGCGGTCGGTTCCACCCGCGCGTTCGGTGCAGTGCCGGGCGCGTCGGGTTCACCGGTGGCCGAGGCGGTCGGTTCCACCCGTGCGTTTGGCGCGGTGTCGGGCCCCGCGGCTGCCGGTTCGCTCGAAGCCGGAGGCCCGGTCGAGGCCGGGGGGACGCCGCACGCGTCCGCCTCCCGGTCCTTCGAGGACATCTCGCCTGCGGGCGACCCCGCGGCTCCGCCGTGGTCGGCGACGGGCGGCTCACGCTCCAAGCTCGTTCCGGAAGGCCATGGCGACGCGCCCTGGGCGACCTCCGCTCCGACCGCGACGGTCTCCCTGCCCGGCGACGACGCGCCCTTCGCTCGCACCGAGCCCTCCAAGCCCGCGGCTTCGCCTTCCGGCGCGTCGGTGCTCGGAGGCGGTCTGGACCGGCCCCTTGCTTCCCGGAAGTCCTCCGGCGAGCTGCCTCCGGAGCTGCTCGGGGCCTCCTCCCGCGCCGACTCCATCGTCATCGAGGACGGCAGCCGGCGTACCCCCTCGGTGAGCTGGGTGCTCCTCGGGCTCACGGTGCTCGCGGGCATCCTCCTGGCCGGGTACCTGGCGTATCCCGTCTTCCGCGACCGCAACGCGGCCATGCCCGAGCAGGCCGTGACGGAGAAAGACCGCGCTGTCGGCTCGCTGCGCCGTGATGATGCGCCCTCGCGCGAGCAGGCCATCCAGGACCTCAAGGCCCTGGCCACCGCTCATCCGAAGTACGCCGAGGTCCAGGCCGAACTGGCGGTGGCCTACACCCTCCAGGTGTCAGACCTGCACGCCGAGTTCGACCGGCTGAACCTCCAGTCGGCCACGCTCAAGCGGCAGATCAACGAGGTCACCACCGCGAAGGCGTCGCTGGGCTGGATGGCTGAGTCCAACGCGCTCCATGACGACCTGCGCGCGACCGAGCGTGAAATGCAGCCGCTGCGCACCGAAATCGTCGAGCGGCGCAAGGTGCTCGATGCGCTGATGGAGACCCTCCGGGCCGCTCCGGACGTGGAGCCCGCCGCCGCCGTCGCCGCGCGCCTCAAGGCCCAGGCCCTCCATGCCGCGGTGACGGGGGCCCCCAACGCCCTGGCCCTCGCGGAACGCCTGCGCCAGGTGGAGCTCCAGCAGTCCTGGAGCGTCATCGCCCGCGCCGAATACGCCCTCAGCTCCGGCTCGCCCGACGCCACCGTCCAGGCCGTCGCGGAGGAGCTGCGAGCCCTGCGTGCGCAGGACCGGTACCTCTTCCGCGCCTTCGTCCTGGGGGCTCGGCTGGCCATCCGCCTGGGGGACCCGGACACCGCTCGGAAACTGCTGGACGAAGTGGTGGCACTCAACCCCAAGCACGACCTGGCCAGGCGCATGCTTGCCCAGACTGCTGCCTCCGAGCCCTCGCCCTGA
- a CDS encoding glycosyltransferase family 2 protein, with amino-acid sequence MAEVFFWCAALALVHTYFLYPLSLFALEGAAQVFQNMRKMRSGEAARTGVKAGPLPSVSLVVAAYNEADCIESKLKNSLALDYPADRFEVVIGSDGSTDGTDGLVQKCTDPRVRLSPAARAGKTTVLNRCIPSAHGDIVLLSDANTMIDADAVRKIVRHFEDPEVGAVCGKLRLYNPTKQDYEESAYWSYESLIKMYEGRRGAVVGANGGLYAIRRSLFTQLPPSTIVDDFVIPLRILESGYKVVYEEGAVAHEETTEDYGKEFGRRARIAAGNFQSLRLVPGLLLPTAGFAAFAFWSHKLLRWCAPALMALALFANLFLLDSLFYRVTLGAQLGFYALAYLGRSGVFKSGAAKKATSIAYYFVTMNAAIAVGFWRFLRNSQRAAWDRTARVPTSTST; translated from the coding sequence ATGGCGGAGGTCTTCTTCTGGTGCGCGGCGCTTGCGCTCGTGCACACTTATTTTCTCTATCCCTTGAGCCTGTTCGCCCTGGAGGGCGCGGCCCAGGTCTTCCAGAACATGCGGAAGATGCGCTCGGGTGAGGCCGCCAGGACGGGCGTCAAGGCCGGGCCGTTGCCCTCGGTGAGTCTGGTGGTGGCCGCCTACAACGAGGCGGACTGCATCGAGTCCAAGCTGAAGAACAGCCTGGCGCTGGACTACCCGGCGGACCGCTTCGAGGTCGTCATCGGTTCGGACGGCTCCACGGACGGCACGGACGGCCTCGTGCAGAAGTGCACGGATCCGCGCGTGCGCCTGTCGCCCGCGGCTCGCGCCGGCAAGACGACGGTGCTCAACCGCTGCATCCCGTCCGCGCACGGCGACATCGTGCTGCTGTCGGATGCGAACACGATGATTGACGCGGACGCGGTGCGGAAGATCGTCCGCCACTTCGAGGATCCGGAGGTCGGCGCCGTCTGCGGCAAGCTGCGCCTCTACAACCCCACGAAGCAGGACTACGAGGAGAGCGCGTACTGGAGCTACGAGTCCCTCATCAAGATGTACGAGGGCCGGCGCGGCGCGGTGGTGGGGGCCAACGGCGGCCTCTACGCCATCCGGCGCTCGCTCTTCACGCAGCTGCCGCCGTCCACCATCGTGGATGACTTCGTGATTCCGCTGCGCATCCTGGAGAGCGGCTACAAGGTCGTCTACGAGGAGGGCGCCGTCGCTCACGAGGAGACGACGGAGGACTATGGCAAGGAGTTCGGCCGGCGCGCGCGCATCGCGGCGGGCAACTTCCAGAGCCTGCGCCTCGTGCCCGGGCTGCTGCTGCCCACCGCGGGCTTCGCCGCCTTCGCCTTCTGGTCGCACAAGCTGCTGCGCTGGTGCGCTCCCGCGCTGATGGCGCTGGCGCTCTTCGCCAACCTGTTCCTGCTCGACAGCCTGTTCTACCGCGTCACGCTGGGCGCGCAGCTGGGCTTCTACGCCCTGGCGTACCTGGGCCGCTCCGGCGTCTTCAAGAGCGGAGCAGCGAAGAAGGCCACGTCCATCGCGTACTACTTCGTGACCATGAACGCGGCCATCGCCGTGGGCTTCTGGCGCTTCCTGCGCAACTCGCAGCGCGCCGCGTGGGACCGCACCGCCCGCGTGCCGACGTCCACGTCGACCTGA
- a CDS encoding aspartate kinase translates to MALIVQKYGGTSVGDTERMKNVARRCIAAQKAGHDVVVVVSAMSGETNRLLKLVSQITDRPDEREQDVVVATGEQVSIGLVAMAIHAQGGKAVSFLGHQVRIVTDSTFSKARIKSIDAEPIRAALKQGKIVVVAGFQGVDETGSVTTLGRGGSDTTGVALAAALKADACEIYTDVDGVYTTDPNVCPAAKKLDRITYEEMLELASLGAKVLQIRSVEFAMKYKVPLWVKSSFTEDPGTLVCEEDASMEDVLVRGVAYDRNEAKITVVGVPDQPGTAAKLFGALDAKHIVVDLIVQNPSRDGRTDVTFTVAKADFAKAHDVVKQAAQDVGATGVEVDDAIAKVSIVGVGMRNHSGVAAKMFQTLSQEGINIQLISTSEIKTSCVIHTKYTELAVRALHTAFGLDAPPPVTANPTVSEVDALKGQKA, encoded by the coding sequence GTGGCCCTCATCGTCCAGAAGTACGGCGGTACCTCGGTGGGTGACACCGAGCGCATGAAGAACGTCGCGCGCCGCTGCATCGCCGCCCAGAAGGCCGGCCATGACGTCGTGGTGGTCGTCTCCGCGATGTCCGGTGAGACCAACCGCCTGCTCAAACTCGTCTCGCAGATCACCGACCGGCCCGACGAGCGCGAACAGGACGTCGTCGTCGCCACCGGCGAACAGGTGTCCATCGGGCTCGTCGCCATGGCCATCCATGCGCAGGGCGGGAAGGCCGTGAGCTTCCTCGGCCACCAGGTGCGCATCGTCACCGACAGCACCTTCTCCAAGGCGCGCATCAAGAGCATCGACGCGGAGCCCATTCGCGCCGCGCTGAAGCAGGGGAAGATCGTCGTCGTCGCCGGCTTCCAGGGCGTGGACGAGACGGGCAGCGTCACCACGCTCGGCCGCGGTGGCTCCGACACGACGGGCGTCGCGCTGGCGGCCGCGCTCAAGGCCGACGCGTGTGAAATCTATACGGACGTCGACGGCGTCTACACCACCGACCCCAACGTGTGCCCGGCCGCGAAGAAGCTGGACCGCATCACCTACGAGGAGATGCTGGAGCTGGCCAGCCTGGGCGCCAAGGTGCTGCAGATCCGCTCGGTCGAATTCGCCATGAAGTACAAGGTGCCCCTGTGGGTGAAGTCTTCCTTCACCGAGGATCCGGGCACGCTCGTCTGTGAGGAGGACGCATCCATGGAGGACGTGCTGGTTCGAGGGGTCGCGTACGACCGGAACGAGGCGAAGATCACCGTGGTGGGCGTGCCGGATCAGCCGGGCACCGCGGCGAAGCTCTTCGGGGCGCTCGACGCGAAGCACATCGTGGTGGACCTCATCGTGCAGAACCCGTCCCGTGACGGGCGCACCGACGTCACCTTCACCGTCGCCAAGGCGGACTTCGCCAAGGCCCACGACGTCGTGAAGCAGGCCGCGCAGGACGTGGGCGCCACCGGCGTCGAGGTCGATGACGCCATCGCCAAGGTGTCCATCGTCGGCGTGGGCATGCGCAACCACTCGGGCGTGGCGGCGAAGATGTTCCAGACGCTCTCCCAGGAGGGCATCAACATCCAGCTCATCTCCACGTCGGAGATCAAGACCTCCTGCGTGATCCACACGAAGTACACGGAGCTGGCGGTGCGCGCGCTGCACACGGCCTTCGGGCTGGACGCGCCGCCCCCCGTGACGGCCAACCCCACCGTGTCGGAAGTGGACGCGCTGAAGGGGCAGAAGGCCTGA
- a CDS encoding ComEA family DNA-binding protein: MPTGAQALALGLKLDLNAASESELALLPGVGRDLAKRLVSAREEQGRFSSWEDVDAVPGVGAAKLETLRAATVLDAAAANGGVW; encoded by the coding sequence GTGCCCACGGGGGCACAGGCGCTCGCGCTGGGGCTCAAGCTGGACCTCAACGCCGCCTCCGAGTCCGAGCTGGCCCTGTTGCCCGGTGTGGGCCGTGACCTGGCCAAGCGGCTGGTGTCCGCCCGCGAGGAGCAGGGCCGGTTCTCGAGCTGGGAGGACGTGGACGCGGTGCCCGGTGTGGGCGCTGCCAAGTTGGAGACCCTCCGGGCAGCCACCGTGCTCGACGCGGCGGCGGCCAATGGGGGCGTGTGGTAA
- a CDS encoding response regulator, with the protein MIDILIADDSDGKTAHITNLISEILPAKDKNVRHAKTVASAVALLRQTSFDLLIVDLNIPLRDDEAPRADGGLRLIKALQQQREMHRPTHVIGLTAYAELLAQSAEAFKDDLWHVVQYSDDSTDWMDQVSRKLIYIAETKTASAQHYQTDIAIVTALHSVELESVLKLDGSWEQVLMDGDATIYHSGMFQRGDRKLKVVAAAAFEMGMPATTALSMKMISAFRPRHLAMTGICAGVKGQFGDILIADHSWDYGSGKSRLAEQGASIFLPAPSQIQIEPILKSKFSNFLMDQSVLRAIQSRWTGHHSPNKLSARMGPIASGAAVLENKALIDEIVSHNRKVIGVEMETYGLFSAARACREPRPLAMSIKSICDFGDATKDDRYQEYAAFTSAQFLYEFALSHLC; encoded by the coding sequence ATGATCGACATACTTATTGCCGACGACTCAGATGGCAAGACCGCCCACATAACAAATCTCATTTCTGAGATTCTCCCAGCCAAAGACAAAAACGTCAGACATGCCAAGACGGTCGCCTCCGCAGTTGCACTTCTCAGGCAAACCTCCTTTGATCTGTTGATTGTTGATTTGAACATACCTTTGCGTGACGACGAAGCGCCTCGCGCTGACGGTGGATTGCGTCTCATTAAGGCACTGCAACAACAACGAGAAATGCATCGCCCCACTCATGTGATTGGCTTGACCGCATACGCTGAACTCCTCGCCCAAAGCGCCGAAGCATTCAAGGACGACCTGTGGCATGTCGTGCAGTACAGCGATGACTCCACCGACTGGATGGATCAGGTCAGTCGCAAGCTGATCTATATCGCAGAAACCAAGACAGCGTCCGCTCAACACTATCAGACCGACATTGCAATCGTCACCGCCCTTCATTCTGTTGAGCTTGAGAGCGTCCTCAAGCTTGATGGCTCTTGGGAGCAGGTTCTCATGGACGGTGATGCTACTATCTACCATTCGGGCATGTTTCAACGAGGGGATCGCAAGCTCAAGGTCGTTGCCGCCGCTGCTTTTGAAATGGGCATGCCTGCCACAACGGCCTTGTCCATGAAAATGATCTCGGCATTTCGGCCTCGGCATTTGGCGATGACCGGGATTTGCGCTGGCGTTAAGGGGCAATTTGGAGATATTTTAATTGCTGACCATTCGTGGGACTACGGAAGTGGCAAGAGTAGGTTGGCCGAACAGGGCGCAAGCATATTTCTTCCAGCGCCTTCGCAAATCCAAATAGAGCCGATACTAAAATCAAAGTTCAGTAATTTTCTGATGGACCAGTCCGTACTTCGAGCTATTCAATCCCGCTGGACGGGACATCATTCGCCCAATAAGCTGTCCGCTCGAATGGGACCAATTGCTTCGGGTGCAGCCGTCCTCGAAAACAAGGCATTGATAGATGAGATTGTTTCACACAACAGAAAGGTGATCGGCGTTGAGATGGAGACGTACGGTCTCTTCTCTGCAGCCCGCGCATGTCGTGAGCCTCGCCCCCTTGCAATGTCCATCAAATCCATTTGTGATTTCGGTGACGCGACAAAAGACGATCGCTACCAGGAGTACGCGGCATTCACTAGTGCTCAGTTTTTATATGAGTTTGCGCTGAGCCATTTGTGTTGA
- the hutH gene encoding histidine ammonia-lyase, with protein MSRPRLLIDGDTLKLEEILQVSRHEVTVELAPEAAKRVQASRALVDRVAAGDTPSYGINTGFGTLAEVRIDRKDLRDLQRNLILSHACGVGNPLPLPEARVLLLLRANVLAKGFSGIRMETLGLAIDMLNKDVVPVVPERGSVGASGDLAPLAHLALVLIGEGEAFFEGVRMPSKQALEKAGLKPVVLEAKEGLTLINGTQAMCAVGTLTQLRAELLADVADIAGAMTVEGLLGSHKPFLPEIHAVRPHAGQKAVAEHLRRILKGSELVETHVNCSKVQDPYSLRCIPQVHGSAREGLAFARRILEVEVNSGTDNPLVFPDTGNIISGGNFHGQPISLAMDVVAMALTQLSSISERRVEQMVNPSLSGLPAFLAKNSGLNSGFMIAQVTAAALVAESRILSHPASVDSIPSSAGREDHVSMGMTAALKGRQVSEFARSCLAIELLVAAQALDFRQPVNPGKGVLAAYELIRSKVPHMDRDRELHHDISAVTALVESGAIREAVKLATIS; from the coding sequence ATGTCCCGCCCCCGCCTCCTCATCGATGGTGACACCCTGAAGCTGGAGGAGATCCTCCAGGTCTCCCGCCACGAAGTCACGGTGGAGCTCGCCCCCGAAGCCGCGAAGCGGGTGCAGGCCTCCCGGGCGTTGGTGGACCGGGTCGCCGCCGGAGACACGCCGTCCTACGGCATCAACACGGGCTTCGGCACGCTGGCGGAGGTGCGAATCGACCGGAAGGACCTGCGAGACCTGCAGCGAAACCTCATCCTGTCGCACGCCTGTGGCGTGGGAAATCCGCTGCCCCTGCCGGAGGCCCGGGTGCTCCTGCTGCTGAGGGCCAACGTGCTGGCGAAGGGCTTCAGCGGCATCCGGATGGAGACGCTGGGGCTGGCCATCGACATGTTGAACAAGGACGTGGTGCCGGTGGTCCCCGAGCGGGGAAGCGTGGGCGCGTCCGGAGACCTGGCCCCGCTGGCGCACCTGGCGCTGGTGCTGATTGGCGAAGGTGAGGCGTTCTTCGAGGGCGTGCGGATGCCGTCGAAGCAGGCGCTGGAGAAGGCGGGCCTGAAGCCGGTGGTGCTGGAGGCGAAGGAAGGCCTGACGCTGATCAACGGCACGCAGGCGATGTGCGCGGTGGGAACGCTGACGCAGCTGCGAGCGGAGCTGCTGGCGGACGTGGCGGACATCGCGGGAGCGATGACGGTGGAGGGCCTGTTGGGCAGCCACAAGCCGTTCCTGCCGGAGATCCACGCGGTGCGTCCGCACGCGGGTCAGAAGGCGGTGGCGGAGCACCTGCGCCGGATCCTGAAGGGCAGCGAGCTGGTGGAGACGCACGTCAACTGCAGCAAGGTGCAGGACCCGTACAGCCTGCGGTGCATCCCGCAGGTGCACGGCTCGGCGCGAGAAGGATTGGCGTTCGCGCGGCGCATCCTGGAGGTGGAGGTGAACAGCGGGACGGACAACCCGCTGGTGTTCCCGGACACGGGAAACATCATCTCCGGAGGCAACTTCCACGGTCAGCCCATCTCACTGGCGATGGACGTGGTGGCCATGGCCCTGACGCAGCTGTCGAGCATCAGCGAGCGCCGGGTGGAGCAGATGGTGAACCCGAGCCTGTCGGGTCTGCCCGCGTTCCTGGCGAAGAACAGTGGGTTGAACAGCGGGTTCATGATCGCCCAGGTGACCGCAGCGGCCCTGGTGGCCGAGTCGCGAATCCTGAGCCACCCGGCCTCGGTGGACTCCATCCCCTCCTCCGCAGGCCGCGAGGACCACGTGTCCATGGGCATGACGGCGGCGCTGAAAGGGCGGCAGGTTTCGGAGTTCGCTCGTTCGTGTCTGGCGATTGAGCTGCTGGTAGCGGCGCAGGCGCTGGACTTCCGTCAGCCGGTGAATCCCGGCAAGGGCGTGCTGGCGGCGTACGAGCTGATCCGCAGCAAGGTTCCGCACATGGACCGGGACCGCGAGCTGCATCACGACATCTCTGCGGTCACGGCACTGGTGGAGTCCGGGGCGATCCGTGAGGCGGTGAAGTTGGCAACAATCAGCTAA